The nucleotide sequence GCCGCGAAGAACCCGCGCCTACCCGGCCTCGACCGCACCGAGCTGCCGTTCGTCACCATCGACCCGGCCACGGCGCAGGACCTCGACCAGGCCCTCCACCTCGAACGAAAGAACAACGGCTTCACCGTCTACTACGCCATCGCCGACGTCGGCGCGTTCGTCAGCCCTGGCGACCCGCTCGACCAGGAGGCGCACAAGCGCGGCGAGACGCTGTACGGCGCGGACTCGAAGGTGCCGCTCTACCCGAAGGCGCTGTCCGAGGACGCCGCCTCGCTGCTGGCCGACCAGGTGCGCCCGGCGCTGCTGTGGACGATCGAGCTGGACGGCGCCGGCGGCACCGTGGCGGCCCGCGTCGAGCGGGCGCTGGTGCGCAGCCGCGCCAAGCTGTCCTACGTCGAGGTGCAGGAACAGCTCGACGCGGGCACGGCCGACCCGGTGTTCGCCCTGCTCAAAGAGGTGGGTGAGCTGCGCCTCGCCCAGGAGGCCCAGCGGGGCGGCGTCTCGCTGCCGCTGCCCGAGCAGGAGGTCCGCATCGACGGCGAGCACTGGTCGCTGGCGTTCCGGCAGCAGCACCCGGTCGAGCAGTGGAACGCGCAGATCTCGCTGCTGACGGGCATGACGGCGGCCGCCATGATGGTCGAGGCCAGGACCGGCCTGCTCCGCACGCTCGCCCCCGCCGACCCGCGCGACGTCGAGCGGCTGCGGCGGACGGCCAAAGCGCTGCGCATCGACTGGCCGCAGGACCAGAGCTACCCCGAGTTCGTCCGCTCCCTCGACCCCGCCACGCCCAGCCACGCCGCCATGCTGGTCGCGTGCACCCGGCTGCTGCGCGGCTCCGGCTACGTCGGCTTCTCCGGAGAGCTCCCGCAGCGCACCGGCCACTCGGCCATCGCCGCTGACTACGCGCACGTGACGGCGCCGCTGCGGCGGCTGGTCGACCGGTACGCGCTCGAGATCAGCGTCGCGCTCAGCGCGGGCGACGACGTCCCCGGCTGGGTCGTCGACCGCCTGGGGGAGCTGCCGAAGACCATGCAGGGCTCCACCCGCCGGGCCAACCAGTACGAGCGTGCCGTCCTCGACCTCGTCGAGGCCGCCGTGCTGCAGGAGTACGTCGGCGAGCGGTTCGACGGCGTCGTCGTCGAGGTGGACGACCGCGACGCGCGCAAGGGCGACGTCACCATCCGCGAGCCCGCGGTGGAGGCGCCGATCAGCCACCAGGGTGAGCTGCCGCTCGGGACGGACGTGCAGGCCCGGCTGGCCGCCGCCGACCCGCGGACCCGGACGATCCGCTTCGAACTGGGAT is from Jiangella alkaliphila and encodes:
- a CDS encoding RNB domain-containing ribonuclease — encoded protein: MPRRVVRLRDEVLSADGETLRAGIVAIQAELEVTPEFPPEVEQAAQAAAKNPRLPGLDRTELPFVTIDPATAQDLDQALHLERKNNGFTVYYAIADVGAFVSPGDPLDQEAHKRGETLYGADSKVPLYPKALSEDAASLLADQVRPALLWTIELDGAGGTVAARVERALVRSRAKLSYVEVQEQLDAGTADPVFALLKEVGELRLAQEAQRGGVSLPLPEQEVRIDGEHWSLAFRQQHPVEQWNAQISLLTGMTAAAMMVEARTGLLRTLAPADPRDVERLRRTAKALRIDWPQDQSYPEFVRSLDPATPSHAAMLVACTRLLRGSGYVGFSGELPQRTGHSAIAADYAHVTAPLRRLVDRYALEISVALSAGDDVPGWVVDRLGELPKTMQGSTRRANQYERAVLDLVEAAVLQEYVGERFDGVVVEVDDRDARKGDVTIREPAVEAPISHQGELPLGTDVQARLAAADPRTRTIRFELG